In Chthoniobacterales bacterium, the DNA window CTCGGGACGAATAAATTCGCCTCGTGCGCGGGGACGACCATCGCCGTGCAGCGTTACTCGCGGCACATCACCTTTGATTGGCCCACCATCCTGCCGGCGGCGATCAGCGCCTTCATCTTCTCCTTCCTCGGCTCGCGCGTTGTCTCGCTCCTCAACACCGCGTTTCTCCGGCCGATCGTGCTCGTCCTTCTGGTCCTCGTGGCGATCTACGTTTTTTTTGTGAAAGACCTCGGCATCATTCACGCGCCGAAACATCCGCCGAAGAAGGCGCAGCTTCTCGGCCTCCTGTTCGGCGCGGCGCTCGGTTTTTACGATGGTTTTTTTGGTCCGGGAACGGGCAGCTTCCTTATCTTTCTCTTCGTCGGCGTATTCGGGTTCGATTTCCTGGCCGCCTCCGCCTCGGCGAAAGTGATCAACCTCGCGACGAACCTGGCGTCGGTCATTTACTTCAGCTGGACCGGCCACATCATCTACGCCTACGCGGTCCCAATGGCCATTTGCAGCGTCCTCGGCGCCAGCATCGGGGCCCGGCTCGCCATCGCGAAAGGAAGCCGCTTTGTCCGGATCTTTTTCCTGGTCATCGTTGGAGCGCTGATCGCGAAGCTGGCCCAATCGATCATTGCGCCGTAGGCAAACACCGAAGCGACTGGTAGGGACGCCGCGCTGCGGCGTCCGAAATAGGCCCCGACGCAATGTCGCGGACGGACGGCGCAGCGCGCCGTCCCTACCATGGGATCGGAAGACTCGATGTTTCGATTACGCGTCCGCCAGGTAAGCCTCGATGACCTTCTCGTCGC includes these proteins:
- a CDS encoding TSUP family transporter; translation: MLIFFLCAFSLLAGFIDSVVGGGGLIQIPAMLILLPGLPIATILGTNKFASCAGTTIAVQRYSRHITFDWPTILPAAISAFIFSFLGSRVVSLLNTAFLRPIVLVLLVLVAIYVFFVKDLGIIHAPKHPPKKAQLLGLLFGAALGFYDGFFGPGTGSFLIFLFVGVFGFDFLAASASAKVINLATNLASVIYFSWTGHIIYAYAVPMAICSVLGASIGARLAIAKGSRFVRIFFLVIVGALIAKLAQSIIAP